The following are encoded in a window of Halosolutus halophilus genomic DNA:
- a CDS encoding succinate dehydrogenase/fumarate reductase iron-sulfur subunit: protein MNEREFTVHRYDPKVDTEPRFESYDVPISASTSVLDGLFHIQETLGENLSMRFSCRQGVCGSCCMEINGKARLACQTPVTGLNDRKVTVRPLYNLPVIKDLVVDMDPFFESFEAIDPSFVAEGLDENSDPAVIPPDSREREVIEPRTDCVGCGACYSSCSVAGDTYLGPAAINKALTLLKDSREMKTDERFERLSETDGVQGCHVQGECSNTCPKDIPVSEGIQLLKRDAIKRGIKQRLFPSD, encoded by the coding sequence ATGAACGAACGAGAATTCACCGTTCATCGATACGATCCGAAAGTAGACACAGAACCGCGGTTCGAATCCTATGACGTCCCGATTAGCGCGTCCACATCGGTACTCGACGGACTGTTCCACATTCAGGAGACGCTTGGCGAGAACCTCTCGATGCGGTTCTCCTGTCGCCAGGGAGTTTGTGGCAGCTGTTGTATGGAAATCAACGGGAAGGCGCGGCTCGCCTGCCAGACGCCGGTAACTGGCCTCAATGATCGGAAGGTCACCGTCCGACCCCTGTACAATCTGCCCGTCATCAAGGACCTCGTCGTCGACATGGATCCGTTCTTCGAGAGTTTCGAAGCGATCGACCCATCGTTCGTGGCCGAGGGATTAGACGAGAACAGCGATCCGGCTGTGATCCCTCCGGACTCCCGGGAACGGGAGGTCATCGAACCTCGGACGGACTGTGTCGGGTGCGGTGCCTGCTATTCGAGTTGTAGCGTTGCGGGCGATACGTATCTGGGTCCAGCCGCAATAAACAAGGCCCTAACACTCCTCAAGGACTCACGAGAGATGAAGACCGATGAGCGCTTCGAGCGACTCTCCGAGACCGATGGGGTCCAGGGCTGTCACGTCCAAGGGGAGTGTAGCAACACGTGTCCAAAGGATATCCCCGTCTCGGAGGGAATTCAACTACTCAAGCGCGACGCCATCAAACGAGGGATCAAACAGCGACTGTTTCCCTCGGACTGA
- a CDS encoding FAD-binding protein has product MYAADDGPVDLDVTVVVKKLAGKSGCTRMVQGGYNAVLHSEDSVEDHYMDTIEGGKWINDQKLAWTLVENAPKVIRKLENDLGVFFDRDEDGHIHQKPFAGQSFDRTVHKGDLTGIEIMTKIRDELLTRDVTFLEETRAVDLLTRDGEAVGAVVLDMRSGEFEVITAKAVVLATGGGATMYSISTPALEKSADGQAMAYRQGLPLQDMEMMQFHPTGLLAGDTKLTGGVIEEGIRGEGAHLYNTEDERFMEKYAPEKMERATRDIVSRASYEEIMAGRGTERGGVLLDATHLGTEFVEETFPGMTERTRNVGQDLSTQRVEVSPTSHYHMGGVTIDANCRTNLPGLFVAGEDAGGAHGANRLGGNGVVDSTVLGKQAGQVVPDRIEGRSPPSYDPDQAERIIERITEPLNRPGGADVYELRDELEEVMWEYVGVVRTGEKLEEGIERLVEIRKRLEDVAVSGSRRYNLEWNEYMDLENLALIAETVARSALYRTESRGAHYREDYPERDDDEWLANVHVRRNDDGMETWKEDVVFSQTHPANVDGSIVTVSDNTHAESN; this is encoded by the coding sequence ATGTACGCTGCCGACGATGGCCCAGTGGACCTCGACGTCACCGTCGTCGTCAAGAAACTTGCGGGGAAAAGCGGCTGTACCCGCATGGTACAGGGTGGCTACAACGCCGTTCTCCACTCCGAGGATTCGGTCGAGGACCACTACATGGATACCATTGAAGGTGGAAAGTGGATCAACGATCAGAAGCTTGCGTGGACGCTTGTCGAAAACGCGCCGAAGGTCATCCGCAAACTCGAGAACGATCTGGGAGTCTTCTTCGATCGTGACGAGGACGGGCATATCCACCAGAAACCGTTCGCGGGGCAGTCGTTCGACCGGACGGTTCACAAGGGCGACCTAACGGGGATCGAGATCATGACGAAGATTCGTGACGAGTTGTTGACCCGCGATGTGACGTTTCTCGAGGAGACCCGGGCCGTCGATCTCCTGACACGCGACGGCGAAGCCGTCGGGGCTGTCGTGTTGGACATGCGATCGGGTGAGTTCGAAGTTATCACTGCTAAGGCCGTCGTCCTCGCCACAGGGGGAGGCGCAACGATGTACAGTATCTCGACACCAGCCCTAGAGAAATCGGCCGACGGGCAGGCGATGGCGTATCGTCAAGGGCTCCCGCTCCAGGACATGGAGATGATGCAGTTCCACCCGACGGGCCTGCTCGCGGGGGACACGAAACTGACGGGCGGCGTCATTGAGGAAGGAATCCGAGGGGAAGGTGCTCACCTCTACAACACCGAGGACGAACGTTTCATGGAGAAGTACGCGCCCGAGAAGATGGAACGGGCGACACGCGATATCGTCTCGCGGGCTAGCTACGAAGAGATTATGGCTGGTCGGGGAACGGAACGGGGAGGCGTACTACTCGACGCGACGCACCTCGGGACCGAGTTCGTTGAGGAAACCTTCCCGGGAATGACAGAGCGGACACGAAACGTCGGGCAAGACCTCTCGACCCAGCGTGTCGAGGTGTCGCCAACGTCCCACTATCACATGGGTGGGGTAACTATTGACGCGAACTGTCGGACGAACCTTCCTGGACTATTCGTTGCCGGGGAGGACGCCGGCGGCGCGCACGGGGCGAACCGGTTAGGCGGGAACGGCGTCGTCGATTCGACGGTGCTCGGCAAACAGGCAGGACAGGTCGTTCCCGATCGAATCGAGGGGCGATCCCCCCCGTCATACGATCCAGACCAGGCGGAACGTATCATTGAGCGGATCACGGAGCCTCTCAATCGTCCAGGAGGGGCCGACGTCTACGAACTCCGTGACGAACTCGAAGAGGTGATGTGGGAATACGTCGGCGTCGTCCGAACCGGAGAAAAACTCGAAGAGGGCATCGAGCGGCTCGTCGAGATCCGCAAGAGGCTCGAAGACGTGGCGGTGTCGGGGAGCAGGCGGTATAATCTGGAGTGGAATGAGTACATGGATCTCGAAAACCTCGCACTGATCGCGGAGACGGTAGCTCGGAGCGCCCTCTACCGGACGGAGAGTCGGGGTGCCCATTATCGCGAGGACTATCCCGAGCGTGACGACGACGAGTGGCTTGCCAACGTACACGTCAGACGAAACGACGACGGCATGGAGACCTGGAAAGAGGACGTCGTGTTCAGTCAGACACATCCGGCCAACGTTGACGGTAGCATTGTCACAGTCTCTGACAATACACACGCAGAGAGCAACTAA
- a CDS encoding NAD(P) transhydrogenase subunit alpha: MTFVENLTLFVLAAFVGYEIITKIPTNLHTPLMSGANAISGITLLGSVVVAGSGSTTIATVLGFLAVVMATINVIGGYLVSHFMLDQFSHGGRN, encoded by the coding sequence ATGACGTTCGTCGAGAACCTGACGCTATTCGTGCTGGCTGCCTTCGTCGGCTACGAAATAATCACGAAGATCCCGACCAATCTGCACACGCCGCTAATGTCCGGGGCGAACGCCATCTCGGGGATTACGCTGCTGGGATCGGTCGTAGTTGCCGGATCGGGGTCGACGACGATAGCGACGGTCCTCGGCTTTCTGGCGGTCGTCATGGCGACGATCAACGTCATCGGCGGTTATCTGGTGAGTCACTTCATGCTCGACCAGTTCAGTCACGGAGGACGTAATTGA
- a CDS encoding TSUP family transporter, with protein sequence MTGSGLATSGVYGIVGIELTAFEIVLVLSILLLGGFVKGTIGFAVGLITVSGLVQIVPPRLALVALSIPFLVSNLVVLAGDGVPVAFLRRQVPFMIALVVGLFAGVWLLTILSPGLLYLFISGYVFLFLAFQRVEDRIHEYATHGSVGVFSGSLSGLLGGAVSAPGPPLVIHAYLNTVEDHRTVFVTGVSALFLLAHVVRVLFLAHADLLHAREVILGVAFTVPIFVGATLGIVFRQYVDDGTFTLLVKVLLAAIGVRLFLNGIGW encoded by the coding sequence ATGACGGGAAGTGGTCTGGCTACGTCGGGTGTCTACGGTATCGTCGGAATCGAACTCACTGCGTTCGAGATCGTCCTCGTGCTCAGTATCCTCCTACTGGGGGGATTCGTCAAGGGTACAATCGGTTTTGCAGTCGGGCTTATAACGGTGTCGGGGCTCGTCCAGATTGTGCCCCCGAGGCTCGCTCTGGTGGCGCTTTCGATCCCTTTTCTCGTATCAAACCTCGTTGTATTGGCTGGAGACGGGGTTCCCGTGGCGTTCCTCCGAAGACAGGTTCCGTTCATGATCGCCCTCGTTGTGGGTCTGTTCGCAGGGGTCTGGTTGCTCACCATTCTTTCACCGGGACTCCTGTATCTATTTATTTCCGGGTACGTGTTCCTCTTCCTCGCGTTCCAGCGGGTTGAGGACCGAATACACGAGTACGCCACACATGGCAGCGTGGGTGTGTTTTCGGGGTCGCTCAGCGGTCTTCTCGGCGGCGCCGTGAGTGCCCCAGGGCCGCCGCTCGTCATTCACGCGTACCTGAACACTGTCGAGGACCACCGGACAGTGTTCGTCACCGGGGTGTCGGCACTATTTCTCCTCGCTCACGTCGTTCGCGTACTCTTCCTTGCGCACGCAGATCTGTTGCACGCCAGGGAGGTCATTCTGGGCGTCGCCTTCACGGTCCCGATTTTCGTGGGCGCGACCCTCGGGATCGTCTTCCGCCAGTACGTCGATGACGGGACATTCACGCTGCTGGTCAAGGTGCTTCTGGCTGCGATCGGGGTGCGGCTATTCCTGAACGGGATCGGCTGGTAG
- a CDS encoding DUF2299 family protein, with protein METPIKQEQVLAWIDDDLVESSELIADEAAEFNVLVEMSNIYIHIIRRKPDGPLLIGQQIEYDDGIRSRIQELSEAARSDLISRIRETLTATPVVYGFHDRNGNNVHFAEVHRIFLEHRIYPGSIDQQTLMNGLIEVWKVMRYLDDIFTLIESVEQ; from the coding sequence ATGGAAACACCAATCAAGCAGGAGCAAGTCCTCGCGTGGATCGATGACGATCTCGTGGAGAGTTCCGAACTGATCGCCGACGAGGCGGCGGAGTTCAACGTGCTCGTGGAGATGTCGAACATCTACATTCATATCATCCGGCGGAAACCTGACGGTCCACTGCTTATCGGTCAACAGATCGAATACGACGACGGAATCCGATCCCGGATTCAGGAACTTTCGGAAGCGGCCCGGAGCGACCTCATCTCCCGAATCCGCGAGACCCTTACGGCGACGCCCGTCGTCTACGGTTTCCACGACAGAAACGGAAACAACGTCCACTTCGCAGAGGTTCACCGAATCTTCCTCGAACACCGGATCTATCCGGGCTCGATCGACCAGCAGACCCTGATGAACGGTCTCATCGAGGTTTGGAAGGTGATGCGATACCTTGACGATATCTTCACGCTCATCGAGAGCGTGGAACAGTGA
- a CDS encoding IclR family transcriptional regulator: MPGTNDKGRGIQSDEHLFDIIEFIRERDEAGVTEIASEIGLAKSTVHGHLTALRRRGYVVRTDNGYRLGLEFLNHGKHVQTSYNLYSIGQKKVQQLATETDERAWCIVEENGLGYYLSGAEGKHPVNPPARIGKGVHLHPLAAGKAILAHLSDPRVEEIIDQHGLPKITPNTITDEEALFAELERIRERGYAINNAESLSGLYAIGAPVIDEDGVVRGALSISGPKNRLQTEDKQNRFVDLLLGATNELEINIHNHRSLRSNIE, translated from the coding sequence ATGCCAGGAACCAACGACAAGGGACGGGGGATACAATCCGACGAACATTTGTTCGACATCATAGAATTCATTAGAGAGAGGGATGAGGCAGGTGTCACGGAGATTGCCTCGGAGATCGGACTCGCAAAGAGCACCGTTCACGGACATCTAACCGCGCTACGTCGACGTGGGTACGTGGTGAGAACTGACAACGGGTACCGTCTCGGTCTTGAGTTTCTGAACCACGGAAAGCATGTCCAGACCTCCTACAACCTCTACTCTATCGGTCAAAAAAAGGTCCAGCAGCTGGCAACGGAAACCGACGAACGCGCGTGGTGTATCGTCGAAGAGAATGGACTCGGTTACTACCTTTCCGGGGCCGAGGGGAAACATCCGGTGAATCCGCCCGCCCGCATTGGGAAGGGCGTTCACCTGCATCCACTGGCAGCCGGCAAAGCGATCCTTGCACACTTGTCCGACCCCCGTGTAGAGGAGATAATCGACCAACACGGACTTCCAAAAATAACGCCAAACACGATCACCGACGAGGAGGCGCTGTTTGCGGAACTGGAGAGAATCAGGGAGCGCGGCTACGCCATAAACAACGCAGAGTCACTGTCCGGACTGTACGCGATCGGTGCGCCTGTCATCGATGAGGACGGTGTCGTCAGGGGTGCCCTGTCGATTTCTGGGCCGAAAAACCGGTTGCAGACCGAGGACAAACAGAACCGGTTCGTTGACCTATTGCTCGGTGCGACAAATGAACTCGAGATCAACATTCATAACCACCGTTCGTTACGATCGAACATCGAGTGA
- a CDS encoding NAD(P) transhydrogenase subunit alpha has translation MIVGVPTETAEDENRVAVIPSVAADLIDDGHEVLVAAGAGEASNWADTEYEAVGCEVLSDRKAVFERADVVFQVRGLGSADVETDPYEEGQIAIGMYSPYEVADGTLEELADQNVSAFSLELMPRISRAQSMDALSSQSSLGGYKATLLAAAELPRMFPMEMTAAATIQPADVFVIGAGVAGLKAIATAERLGAATRAYDIRLEVKREVESLGADFVELDLETEGSGDEEGYAQEMDEEFYAEQRKQMKRVVPESDVVITTAAIPGAPAPELVSTEMIERMAPGSVIVDLAAPTGGNCEPTVADETVHHEGVTIFGPTNLPSRVSHTASQQYANNLRSFLENLLDEDGNLDIDVEDEIIDSTLLVHAGAVRNPHINDEDDTDTNDSEPDETVDEDEDDYVEATDAE, from the coding sequence GTGATCGTCGGCGTCCCTACCGAGACGGCCGAAGACGAGAACCGCGTCGCAGTCATCCCGTCCGTCGCCGCGGACCTGATCGATGACGGTCACGAGGTCCTCGTCGCGGCCGGGGCCGGCGAGGCTTCGAACTGGGCCGATACGGAGTACGAAGCCGTCGGCTGTGAGGTACTTTCGGACCGAAAGGCGGTGTTCGAACGGGCCGACGTCGTCTTCCAGGTCCGCGGGCTCGGTTCCGCGGACGTCGAGACCGATCCGTACGAAGAGGGCCAGATAGCCATCGGGATGTACAGTCCGTACGAGGTCGCCGATGGTACTCTCGAGGAACTGGCTGACCAAAACGTGAGCGCATTCTCACTCGAGTTGATGCCCCGAATCAGCCGGGCACAAAGCATGGACGCGCTATCGTCACAATCCAGCCTCGGTGGGTACAAGGCCACCTTGCTGGCTGCAGCGGAACTGCCCAGGATGTTCCCGATGGAAATGACCGCTGCTGCCACCATCCAGCCGGCAGACGTGTTCGTCATCGGGGCGGGCGTCGCCGGCCTCAAAGCCATTGCAACCGCCGAACGGCTCGGGGCGGCCACGCGCGCCTACGATATCCGGCTCGAGGTCAAACGTGAGGTCGAGAGCCTCGGCGCGGATTTCGTCGAACTCGACCTCGAAACTGAGGGGTCGGGTGATGAGGAGGGTTACGCCCAGGAGATGGACGAGGAGTTCTACGCCGAGCAACGCAAGCAGATGAAGCGGGTCGTCCCCGAATCGGACGTGGTCATCACGACGGCAGCTATCCCTGGCGCGCCCGCACCGGAGCTGGTCTCGACAGAAATGATCGAGCGGATGGCTCCCGGGTCGGTCATTGTCGACCTCGCGGCCCCGACCGGGGGCAACTGTGAGCCCACCGTGGCCGATGAGACGGTCCACCACGAGGGAGTCACCATCTTTGGGCCGACGAACCTGCCCTCGAGGGTCAGCCACACTGCGAGTCAGCAGTACGCCAATAACCTGCGTAGCTTTCTCGAGAACCTGCTCGACGAGGACGGCAACCTCGATATCGACGTCGAGGACGAAATCATCGACTCGACGCTTCTGGTCCACGCAGGGGCCGTTCGAAATCCACACATCAATGACGAGGATGACACGGACACGAATGACAGTGAACCCGACGAGACGGTGGATGAGGACGAAGACGATTACGTGGAGGCAACTGATGCCGAGTAA
- a CDS encoding enoyl-CoA hydratase/isomerase family protein — translation MASDSTSASQWTTIEINRDGHVGHITLSRPEAMNTFSTGLAQDLNEALRTLDRESNIRAIVVDGAGKTFSAGIDLSEHADHETKAEFEEWVALMEEPFHTLTEMGTPVVAAVHGHAAANGIGLVAACDLAVAAEGTQFGATAPKVGLFCMGPSVPLMKSLTKKRCLELILTGELIDAETALEWGLINRVVASGEHREAAVELAETITSKSPMAIQMGKEAFYNMVELDYGEALDYSNERFAALCTTADARDGIEAFLDGVPLSADEWPGK, via the coding sequence ATGGCCTCCGATTCGACTAGCGCCAGCCAGTGGACAACCATCGAAATCAACCGCGATGGACACGTCGGTCACATCACTCTTTCTCGCCCCGAGGCGATGAACACATTCAGCACGGGACTCGCTCAGGATCTTAACGAAGCGCTCCGCACGCTCGACCGGGAATCCAATATACGGGCAATCGTAGTCGATGGTGCGGGCAAGACCTTCTCAGCTGGCATCGATCTCAGTGAGCATGCTGATCACGAAACCAAGGCGGAGTTCGAGGAATGGGTAGCGCTGATGGAAGAACCGTTCCACACGCTGACCGAAATGGGGACGCCCGTGGTCGCAGCAGTCCATGGCCATGCAGCCGCCAACGGAATCGGACTCGTTGCGGCCTGTGACTTAGCCGTGGCCGCGGAGGGAACCCAGTTCGGGGCGACGGCTCCCAAGGTCGGGTTATTCTGCATGGGACCGTCCGTACCGTTAATGAAGTCGCTCACAAAAAAACGGTGTCTCGAACTGATTCTGACCGGTGAACTGATCGACGCGGAAACGGCGTTAGAGTGGGGGCTAATCAACCGAGTCGTGGCAAGCGGCGAGCACCGGGAGGCAGCAGTGGAACTCGCCGAAACCATAACATCGAAGAGTCCGATGGCGATTCAGATGGGCAAAGAAGCGTTCTATAACATGGTCGAATTAGACTACGGCGAAGCGCTGGACTACTCGAACGAACGATTTGCAGCCCTCTGTACGACGGCGGATGCACGCGACGGCATTGAGGCCTTTCTCGATGGGGTGCCTCTCTCCGCCGATGAGTGGCCCGGAAAATAA
- a CDS encoding class I SAM-dependent methyltransferase, producing the protein MLDTGPDWRVADFGSGTGLFTSELAPVAETVFAVDARHGLHEVYRKRGMPANVTPVTADFTDLPFPDNHLDGGVSIRTYHHGFGTAIDEIARVVRPGGRLVIVDWSATGAGEREGRDQEEYLALTTVQSALLRTDFRIVDAHERCETFVVVGTKQ; encoded by the coding sequence TTGCTCGATACGGGACCAGACTGGCGCGTCGCCGATTTCGGAAGCGGGACAGGTCTCTTCACGAGTGAACTAGCTCCAGTCGCTGAAACCGTCTTTGCGGTCGACGCTAGACACGGCCTCCACGAGGTGTATCGCAAACGTGGGATGCCGGCGAACGTCACTCCGGTCACCGCCGACTTTACGGACCTTCCCTTTCCCGATAATCACCTGGACGGCGGTGTATCGATTCGCACATACCACCACGGGTTCGGAACGGCCATCGACGAAATCGCGCGTGTCGTTCGTCCGGGCGGCCGCCTCGTAATTGTCGACTGGTCGGCTACGGGTGCTGGAGAGCGTGAGGGGCGCGACCAAGAGGAGTACCTCGCCCTCACAACCGTACAGTCGGCCCTTTTGAGAACTGATTTCCGCATCGTGGACGCGCACGAACGCTGCGAGACGTTTGTGGTGGTGGGGACAAAACAGTAG
- a CDS encoding MFS transporter translates to MQERRRVLGVTAAALFFSVLVWFNYSAVLPLIVDEWGLSGTKAGLIFGAFQAGYLVAILPAGWLADRYSPRWVIAVGATGTGIPSVLFAGVADGFLVGTFLRFLSGAFIAGVYVPGMRFVSDWFPESVRGRALGVYIGTFSLGSGLSFVFATAAADAVGWRLAIAVTSIGALFVAPLMLGLTRDHPDRSGAAGNEFDLSVLRNREFLCAVSIYSWHNWELFGVRNWLLAFLVTAPAFAATESTLLPGFIVGLMIVIGGLGNVTGGWLSDRIGRTRTIAIGLATSASLTTVFGLLSSLPIAALIVIILVYGFVITMDSAPTSTMVTEVVDDSQVGTALSFQSLVGFTTTVISPVVFGLVLDRAGYPVAFPTLAAGALLGLLSVGALIWIRQR, encoded by the coding sequence ATGCAAGAACGACGGCGGGTACTTGGCGTGACGGCGGCCGCGCTGTTCTTCTCGGTGCTGGTGTGGTTCAATTACTCGGCCGTCCTGCCATTGATCGTCGACGAGTGGGGGCTCTCGGGCACGAAAGCCGGGCTCATCTTTGGCGCGTTTCAGGCCGGCTACCTGGTGGCGATTCTCCCAGCGGGCTGGCTCGCAGACCGCTACTCGCCGCGGTGGGTGATCGCCGTCGGCGCGACTGGGACCGGGATACCAAGCGTTCTGTTCGCCGGGGTCGCGGACGGCTTCCTCGTCGGGACGTTCCTTCGATTTCTTTCGGGCGCGTTCATCGCCGGCGTCTACGTTCCCGGGATGCGGTTTGTCAGCGACTGGTTTCCTGAATCCGTTCGCGGTCGAGCGCTCGGCGTCTATATCGGGACGTTTTCCCTCGGCTCCGGGCTATCGTTCGTGTTCGCCACGGCGGCCGCAGACGCAGTCGGCTGGCGGCTCGCTATCGCAGTCACGAGCATCGGTGCGTTGTTCGTCGCCCCGCTGATGCTCGGCTTGACCCGCGATCATCCCGACCGGTCAGGTGCGGCCGGAAACGAGTTCGATCTCTCGGTGCTCCGCAACCGCGAATTCCTCTGTGCGGTCAGCATCTACTCGTGGCACAATTGGGAGCTGTTTGGCGTCCGGAACTGGCTGTTGGCTTTCCTCGTCACGGCGCCGGCCTTCGCGGCGACCGAGTCGACACTGCTTCCCGGATTCATCGTCGGCCTCATGATCGTCATTGGTGGGCTCGGGAACGTGACTGGTGGCTGGCTCAGTGACCGCATCGGCCGGACACGCACGATCGCGATCGGTCTCGCTACCAGCGCGTCCCTGACCACGGTCTTCGGCCTGCTCAGCAGTCTTCCGATCGCCGCGTTGATCGTGATTATCCTCGTATACGGGTTCGTGATTACGATGGACAGTGCCCCGACCTCGACGATGGTGACGGAAGTGGTCGACGATTCGCAGGTCGGGACCGCCCTATCGTTTCAGTCGCTGGTCGGGTTCACGACGACCGTCATCTCGCCGGTCGTCTTCGGACTCGTACTCGATAGGGCGGGCTACCCAGTTGCGTTCCCGACTCTCGCCGCCGGCGCACTGCTCGGACTTCTCTCGGTCGGTGCTCTCATTTGGATCCGACAGCGATGA
- the argH gene encoding argininosuccinate lyase — MSSDENISRERLEAAPGKVYTETIQEPTYEFKREHYFSPLIETNKAWAVMLVDTGIIDEDVGAQLLDAVADLEEAGPEELGEYNPNLEYFYSHMEYQLNKRIGEEVAGNINIGRTRPEPLARIVERERLLDVLDRVVSLRATLLDLAEREIKTVMPQWTHYQHAQVSTVAHYLLGIADSLERDTQRLMNAYDTVNECTLGCGALAGTSYDLDRQLIADLLGFDGYKENTIDCVSGGDHHMEPASAMANMMVTLSRFCQDLYTWHTWEFDFVEISDEYSGSSSLMPQKKNPYPFEYVRGRAAYATAYMSSVHETLHNTNFQDIKDVEENAVHPLFDAFDEVDRSLKLLDGTVGSAEFNAEQMEELAAEGFASCSELAAKIDRQTDLTYRTAHRIVGDLVGRALERGLDATEVDADLVNESATEITGDMLDIDDEFVQSALDPREFVEAHDIPGGPAPREVRRMIQDRRASLDEDSVYINRRRETLIDASDKLADRVETIRS, encoded by the coding sequence ATGTCGTCAGACGAGAATATCTCACGGGAACGACTAGAAGCGGCCCCCGGAAAAGTGTACACCGAGACGATTCAGGAACCGACCTACGAGTTCAAGCGGGAGCACTACTTTTCGCCGCTAATCGAGACGAACAAAGCGTGGGCAGTGATGCTTGTTGACACAGGGATCATCGATGAGGACGTGGGCGCACAACTCCTGGATGCGGTTGCGGATCTTGAAGAGGCCGGGCCAGAGGAACTGGGAGAGTACAACCCGAATCTCGAGTACTTTTACTCGCACATGGAGTACCAACTCAACAAGCGGATCGGCGAGGAGGTCGCCGGCAACATCAACATTGGACGAACCCGTCCCGAACCGCTCGCCAGAATAGTCGAGCGTGAGCGGTTGCTCGACGTGCTCGACCGTGTCGTCTCGTTGCGCGCCACGCTGCTCGATCTGGCCGAACGGGAGATCAAGACGGTCATGCCGCAGTGGACCCACTACCAGCATGCACAGGTGTCGACAGTGGCACACTACCTGCTCGGGATTGCCGACTCGCTCGAACGCGACACCCAACGGCTCATGAACGCGTACGACACCGTCAACGAGTGTACGCTCGGCTGTGGAGCGCTGGCGGGGACGTCCTACGATCTCGATCGCCAACTTATCGCAGATCTGCTCGGCTTCGACGGGTACAAGGAGAACACCATCGACTGTGTCTCCGGCGGGGATCACCACATGGAGCCGGCCTCGGCGATGGCGAACATGATGGTGACACTGAGCCGTTTCTGCCAAGACCTCTATACCTGGCATACCTGGGAGTTCGACTTCGTCGAGATCAGCGACGAGTACTCCGGTTCGAGCAGCCTCATGCCGCAAAAAAAGAACCCCTACCCCTTCGAGTACGTTCGCGGACGAGCAGCGTACGCGACCGCGTACATGTCGTCGGTCCATGAGACGCTTCACAACACCAACTTTCAGGATATCAAGGACGTCGAGGAGAACGCGGTTCACCCCCTGTTCGACGCGTTCGATGAAGTGGACCGTTCCCTCAAGCTATTGGATGGAACCGTCGGGAGCGCCGAGTTCAACGCCGAGCAGATGGAGGAACTGGCCGCTGAAGGGTTTGCGTCCTGTAGCGAACTCGCAGCAAAGATCGACCGGCAGACTGACCTTACCTACCGAACAGCCCACCGGATCGTAGGCGACCTCGTCGGGCGGGCACTGGAGCGGGGACTCGACGCAACCGAGGTCGACGCCGACCTCGTAAACGAGTCCGCCACGGAGATCACCGGCGACATGCTCGATATCGACGACGAGTTCGTCCAGTCCGCGCTCGATCCGCGGGAATTCGTCGAGGCCCACGACATCCCCGGCGGCCCCGCCCCCCGCGAGGTCCGACGGATGATTCAGGATCGGCGAGCATCCCTCGACGAGGATTCGGTCTATATCAACAGGCGACGCGAGACGCTCATAGACGCCAGTGACAAACTCGCAGATCGTGTCGAGACGATCCGCTCGTAA